Proteins encoded within one genomic window of Gambusia affinis linkage group LG09, SWU_Gaff_1.0, whole genome shotgun sequence:
- the LOC122837534 gene encoding D(1) dopamine receptor-like isoform X1, translating to METGRALDGRCAVKFAWKRNFLAATESSLGYLNGRMLPVGWSTTEILCYLSQSRCSRTLQYDIDLSPPAPAYTSSGMDLVNFTTVIDNGFLDEMPSSRVLTGCFLSLLILTTLLGNTLVCAAVTKFRHLRSKVTNFFVISLAVSDLLVAILVMPWKAVTEIAGFWPFGSFCDTWVAFDIMCSTASILNLCVISLDRYWAISSPFRYERKMTPKVAYVMISVAWTLSVLISFIPVQLNWHKAQGKPYKPLTEALVSLGSNTTSLRTSENCDSSLNRTYAISTSLISFYIPVAIMVATYTQIYRIAHRQIRRISALERAAESAKNRHNSVGRGSSIAESESSFKMTFKRETKVLKTLSVIMGVFVCCWLPFFILNCMVPFCEQSSGEAFTCISPTTFDVFVWFGWANSSLNPIIYAFNADFRKAFSILLGCHRLYPGGHNVETASLNKK from the exons ATGGAGACCGGACGCGCTCTGGATGGACGCTGCGCGGTGAAGTTTGCGTGGAAGCG caaTTTCCTAGCAGCCACTGAATCCAGTCTGGGATATCTAAATGGAAGAATGTTGCCTGTGGGAT GGTCGACAACAGAGATCTTGTGCTATTTATCCCAGAGCAGATGTAGCAGGACTCTTCAGTATGACATAGACCTCAGTCCCCCCGCCCCCGCCTACACATCTTCAGGGATGGATCTCGTCAACTTCACGACTGTCATCGACAATGGCTTCTTAGACGAGATGCCATCCAGCCGCGTGCTGACCGGCTGCTTCCTCTCGCTGCTCATCCTCACCACGCTGCTGGGGAACACACTGGTTTGTGCTGCCGTCACCAAGTTTCGTCACCTGCGCTCCAAAGTCACCAACTTCTTCGTGATCTCGTTGGCCGTGAGCGACCTCTTGGTGGCCATCTTGGTGATGCCGTGGAAGGCGGTGACGGAGATCGCAGGCTTCTGGCCGTTTGGCTCCTTCTGCGACACCTGGGTGGCTTTTGACATCATGTGCTCGACCGCGTCCATTTTGAACCTTTGTGTGATAAGCCTGGACCGCTACTGGGCCATCTCCAGCCCCTTTCGCTACGAGAGGAAGATGACACCCAAAGTGGCCTACGTTATGATCAGCGTGGCCTGGACGTTATCTGTCCTCATTTCTTTTATCCCTGTGCAGCTCAACTGGCACAAAGCCCAGGGTAAACCTTACAAGCCGCTCACTGAGGCTTTAGTGTCACTGGGATCAAACACTACATCCCTCCGCACTTCTGAAAATTGTGACTCCAGCCTGAACAGGACCTACGCCATCTCCACCTCACTCATAAGCTTCTATATCCCCGTTGCCATCATGGTTGCCACATACACACAGATTTACCGCATTGCTCACAGACAAATCAGAAGGATCTCTGCCCTGGAGCGTGCTGCAGAGAGTGCCAAGAACAGACACAACAGTGTGGGCCGAGGGTCCAGCATCGCGGAGTCCGAGAGCTCTTTCAAAATGACGTTCAAGAGGGAGACAAAAGTGCTGAAGACACTGTCGGTGATAATGGGGGTGTTTGTGTGCTGCTGGCTGCCATTTTTCATCCTGAACTGCATGGTACCCTTCTGTGAGCAGTCAAGCGGAGAGGCCTTCACTTGCATAAGTCCTACCACCTTTGACGTATTTGTGTGGTTCGGCTGGGCTAACTCCTCCCTCAACCCCATCATCTATGCCTTCAATGCCGATTTCCGCAAGGCCTTCTCCATCCTGCTGGGCTGCCACAGACTGTATCCAGGAGGCCACAACGTAGAGACGGCCAGTCTAAATAAGAAGTGA
- the LOC122837534 gene encoding D(1) dopamine receptor-like isoform X2 translates to MDLVNFTTVIDNGFLDEMPSSRVLTGCFLSLLILTTLLGNTLVCAAVTKFRHLRSKVTNFFVISLAVSDLLVAILVMPWKAVTEIAGFWPFGSFCDTWVAFDIMCSTASILNLCVISLDRYWAISSPFRYERKMTPKVAYVMISVAWTLSVLISFIPVQLNWHKAQGKPYKPLTEALVSLGSNTTSLRTSENCDSSLNRTYAISTSLISFYIPVAIMVATYTQIYRIAHRQIRRISALERAAESAKNRHNSVGRGSSIAESESSFKMTFKRETKVLKTLSVIMGVFVCCWLPFFILNCMVPFCEQSSGEAFTCISPTTFDVFVWFGWANSSLNPIIYAFNADFRKAFSILLGCHRLYPGGHNVETASLNKK, encoded by the coding sequence ATGGATCTCGTCAACTTCACGACTGTCATCGACAATGGCTTCTTAGACGAGATGCCATCCAGCCGCGTGCTGACCGGCTGCTTCCTCTCGCTGCTCATCCTCACCACGCTGCTGGGGAACACACTGGTTTGTGCTGCCGTCACCAAGTTTCGTCACCTGCGCTCCAAAGTCACCAACTTCTTCGTGATCTCGTTGGCCGTGAGCGACCTCTTGGTGGCCATCTTGGTGATGCCGTGGAAGGCGGTGACGGAGATCGCAGGCTTCTGGCCGTTTGGCTCCTTCTGCGACACCTGGGTGGCTTTTGACATCATGTGCTCGACCGCGTCCATTTTGAACCTTTGTGTGATAAGCCTGGACCGCTACTGGGCCATCTCCAGCCCCTTTCGCTACGAGAGGAAGATGACACCCAAAGTGGCCTACGTTATGATCAGCGTGGCCTGGACGTTATCTGTCCTCATTTCTTTTATCCCTGTGCAGCTCAACTGGCACAAAGCCCAGGGTAAACCTTACAAGCCGCTCACTGAGGCTTTAGTGTCACTGGGATCAAACACTACATCCCTCCGCACTTCTGAAAATTGTGACTCCAGCCTGAACAGGACCTACGCCATCTCCACCTCACTCATAAGCTTCTATATCCCCGTTGCCATCATGGTTGCCACATACACACAGATTTACCGCATTGCTCACAGACAAATCAGAAGGATCTCTGCCCTGGAGCGTGCTGCAGAGAGTGCCAAGAACAGACACAACAGTGTGGGCCGAGGGTCCAGCATCGCGGAGTCCGAGAGCTCTTTCAAAATGACGTTCAAGAGGGAGACAAAAGTGCTGAAGACACTGTCGGTGATAATGGGGGTGTTTGTGTGCTGCTGGCTGCCATTTTTCATCCTGAACTGCATGGTACCCTTCTGTGAGCAGTCAAGCGGAGAGGCCTTCACTTGCATAAGTCCTACCACCTTTGACGTATTTGTGTGGTTCGGCTGGGCTAACTCCTCCCTCAACCCCATCATCTATGCCTTCAATGCCGATTTCCGCAAGGCCTTCTCCATCCTGCTGGGCTGCCACAGACTGTATCCAGGAGGCCACAACGTAGAGACGGCCAGTCTAAATAAGAAGTGA